From the Saccharomycodes ludwigii strain NBRC 1722 chromosome I, whole genome shotgun sequence genome, one window contains:
- the MEC1 gene encoding protein kinase MEC1 (similar to Saccharomyces cerevisiae YBR136W | MEC1 | Mitosis Entry Checkpoint): MNDDLAAVEKYIEKIRQQTTNVISYNIPPSEFCHFYNTKNTNDTTLSSFFTKDTKFQDDIKRNTKALKLFLKKLQNKCVNNEKLLLRIFEALDLLFQYNPLIFIYIFDNEPPYISDSSNQGIWFIFESIFQIVKKQVVDNYEFANKVNKKFIFGWCSFSIDLFGINLENLLVNRIRLEIMELQSDLMSIFNDISNGKASSRNNLDFLCDKLTEFLVYFEWALYIKLPGDLIIERNLRFIFYLLGNIDSLDITMFCLIFKFQNRFLLILKNYIFVDNVLSINKLNCFFQIIDNILSDLTTNQYYHDILVLGTNNNDQLEKFIVEELDVLPDILLDVYECIVDEKLDIVDFTQTLNVAKWFQIYNKESLPFSTSLNGVLIFIMCQFNGSSSSLFVNATAFQNKIKNIETKYLESANMPVFTRYIYHEVKELNYNITDLISKRADLKVFLHSRLIYTLNKPGLDSSDLKLCIRLISKLDCQVSSECVCVHCTTDENKWNLRDVDPNRLDIKFSYGYKILADTLLQRDLQKLSISVQLELLFCLRNIFHHFQVPLKLEGPIYKFVTKCYDSQDRILRTISSAILVLYAISSRYNNNDKQSLLLMSFLESPHPNYTIDTRLETWAQFFLSSRDEIVDPLLKKLLNYVNSHDFIEEYFAIFQIRYIAKIMDNKSPYQLLSPILPLVVSKLSIRLGTNPGVFKKIANLTERPIDKFLERFQRYIVPYVITYYKKDIIQHISNITGTPKKQIVYKNINRIIAVLLVSGNNFSLPKLIEILCNCEPSFKNKSISDVVNWYIVLSEIAQLYDNCDELQATHEKPTNKLVIMKCLYFVFNLMDDKRNQKKKQLYEEIIAKNISEAWNLDEMRQFEKYMSEHILGIFHFFSSSMSNNMEINTYFEKIRIINGVTFMINNASEQALISSLAIISLCLQVAMEIPEVRYYSMKAWYCLVKLLSDEQLFTIIDLVVYFICQRWNSFDTKTKTVCQEIFNILLTNKKNYIIEKKPSIIYSLMKNEEINLIDRHKHFFQNNRKFFARLDNINIFLTNLESENVYIVLQTLDDIKLILSLMKKDISEFNIASVSKLLGLLLNVSYKFKHISFNISTKATECISLIGSVDPTVYKITRKNKDIAFVYDLSDYGQQISFIMKTMNKILVPAFWQTTNRSEQSFIAYVMQEYIKFCNLDLKSCDFSQSSEKKHLWDISFNDLAKATLEPLRSSKYSIGSNSGDYSPLIYPFYNKTMKFQFWVRGFSTDLLKRLMCIREESSTSATPVFSIYSSLLKEANEQLCEYILPYAVGYISLKRSPEYKILLENIKTEFLSIFRIEVANLNHHQLETLKQCYEVIFKILEYCKQILAQYNQKNTEFSRLTKEELNQIEELVVCIPLHLMAQRSLEMNSFERSVLYLEQSYRSGEFVSDNDRLREHLQTAYANIQDLDAIDGVLKKFTTIELSGKLDELLYSDNWEMAQQCLEELSVTNVQDYSINHKYLESLHKHQLYDKSLVKLDTLITSPCINEHALIQYLNFGLEASVMYGKYEKIGKYVGLIERRFEDQLKKNLYPHILYNYNIAKLYTFVYRQEWDQTLACLDNCNKLIARHFITSPNATTILKIRQIFTNLHSIHDLKVLIDSRKFDTVGPEQEELTLEENLEKRLVAIGDDFGSKYKLLSLKKTFLNLSSNDKISNKLFLTYFEMAQISRQNGRQDLASKLLMDAWSEHNKNQFQLELEYSNLLWERNEKDKALKMISEIYNQMKTDKDNSIDQEESKVLLKYTQWLDLSNSSTSSQIIKQYKHTISLNPHWEEPYFALGLFYSRFLEKKNAEGSYEEDGSLEKESIKYFLLSFEKNTTHVRESLPKVITYWLNTSEKLVENRKNLVLKTNIDEMCVHIDNAIKSCPSYIWYSVLIQLISRVLHPHQKSSIRIGNILYLLCNDYPEHILWYIASLQNSNEPKKVKSGQKILEKFVKDNSYRNGRQLVSSALKMVETLSQICKYEKGSGKSGNNNGFLDRDLKIDLNVHSNLVVPVTRNFDSVLPLTNLSSDKFEIFPNKITINSFGSEFVIYHSLRRPKKIQLYGSDGNLYEILCKMEDVSQDNQYMQFATNMVYLLKKDLDSKKRNLGILTYAILSLNEDFGIIELVQHVSTVRSILISKYSSMNKLSLINSVGKYWKAIPLNDTAQRLSIFHNALECFTPVLHEWFLDNFPDPINWYNSKQNFSRSYAVMCMVGHILGLGDRHCDNILINVKTGQVLHVDFDILFDKGKDLKIPEIVPFRLTHNFVDALGITGIEGTFRKACEVTLTLIRGNELTLINVIETIMYGRMVRKTTDGRIIGPGRNNWTINQTMEVIRNKMRGIDPHDGVSISVTAQTDALIKEAISDENLCKMFIGWLPFW, encoded by the coding sequence ATGAATGACGATTTGGCTGCTGTAGAAAAGtacattgaaaaaataagacAACAAACCACAAATGTAATTAGCTATAATATACCGCCAAGTGAGTTTTGTCATTTTTATAACactaaaaatacaaatgaTACAACACTTTCCAGTTTCTTCACCAAGGATACCAAATTTCAAGACGATATCAAAAGAAATACTAAAGCGttaaaactatttttaaaaaaactacaaaataaatgtgtaaataatgaaaaactATTGCTTAGAATTTTCGAGGCGTTGGATTTACTTTTCCAGTATAATCCCttgatttttatatacatatttgATAACGAACCACCATATATTTCTGATAGCTCCAACCAAGGCATTTGGTTTATATTTGAAtctatttttcaaatagtCAAAAAACAAGTAGTAGATAACTACGAATTTGCTAATAAAGtgaataaaaagtttatttttggttgGTGCTCATTTTCTATTGATTTGTTTGGTATTAATCTGGAAAATTTACTTGTTAATAGAATCAGACTTGAAATTATGGAATTACAATCGGATTTAATGTCAATTTTCAATGATATAAGCAACGGGAAGGCTTCCAGTAGAAATAATTTGGATTTTTTGTGTGATAAATTAACAGaatttttagtttattttgaatGGGCACTTTACATTAAACTACCCGGTGATTTAATAATCGAAAGAAATCtaagatttattttctatctTTTGGGGAATATTGACTCACTCGATATAACAATGTTTTGCTTGATCttcaaatttcaaaataggtttttattaattttaaagaattaCATTTTTGTCGATAACGTCctttcaataaataaattaaattgtttttttcaaattatagATAATATATTAAGCGACTTAACTACAAACCAGTATTATCACGATATACTGGTATTGGGCACTAACAACAATGACCAGTTGGAGAAGTTTATAGTGGAAGAGCTGGACGTTTTACCAGATATCCTTTTAGATGTCTACGAATGTATAGTAGACGAAAAACTGGATATTGTTGATTTTACACAGACTTTAAATGTTGCAAAATGGTTTCagatatataataaagaaagcTTGCCCTTCAGCACCAGCTTGAATGgggttttaatttttataatgtGCCAATTTAATGGGAGTAGTTCAAGTTTATTTGTAAATGCTACCGcctttcaaaataaaatcaaaaatattgagACAAAATATCTAGAATCAGCAAATATGCCAGTCTTCACCAGGTATATATACCATGAAGTTAAAGagttaaattataatattaccGACTTAATAAGCAAAAGAGCtgatttaaaagttttcttACACAGCAgattaatatatacattaaaCAAACCAGGTTTGGATTCATCTGATTTAAAACTATGCATTAGGTTGATTTCCAAATTGGATTGCCAAGTATCTTCAGAATGTGTATGCGTGCATTGCACCActgatgaaaataaatggaATTTAAGAGATGTTGATCCGAATAGATtagatataaaatttaGTTACGGCTACAAGATTTTAGCTGACACTCTTTTGCAAAGGGACTTACAAAAACTATCCATTTCGGTACAATTGGAACTGTTATTTTGCTTAAGAAATATCTTTCACCATTTTCAAGTTCCTTTAAAGTTAGAGGGTCCAATCTACAAATTTGTCACCAAGTGTTATGACTCACAAGATAGAATACTCAGAACCATCAGCAGCGCAATCTTGGTATTATACGCAATAAGTTCAAggtacaataataatgataaacaGAGTCTTTTATTGATGTCGTTTTTGGAATCACCGCACCCTAATTATACCATAGATACAAGACTAGAAACGTGGGCtcaatttttcctttcttcaAGAGACGAGATTGTGGATCCATTATTGAAGAAATTGTTAAACTATGTGAATTCGCATGATTTTATCGAAGAGTATTTTGCAATTTTCCAGATCAGATATATAGCAAAAATAATGGATAATAAGTCTCCGTATCAATTGTTATCGCCTATTTTGCCATTAGTTGTCAGTAAATTAAGTATTCGTTTGGGCACAAATCCTGgcgtttttaaaaaaattgcaaaTTTGACAGAGAGACCgattgataaatttttagaaaGATTTCAAAGATATATTGTGCCATATGTCATTACTTATTATAAGAAGGATATCATACAACACATTTCCAATATTACTGGCACACcgaaaaaacaaattgtttataaaaatatcaatcGAATAATAGCTGTCTTATTAGTTTCTGGaaacaatttttcattacCAAAGCTAATTGAAATCCTATGCAATTGCGAAccatcttttaaaaataagagcATCTCTGATGTTGTTAATTGGTACATTGTTTTGTCAGAGATTGCTCAACTATATGATAATTGTGATGAACTTCAAGCAACGCACGAAAAACCAACAAACAAACTCGTAATAATgaaatgtttatattttgtttttaatctGATGGATGACAAAAGgaaccaaaaaaagaaacaattgTATGAAGAGATTATAGcgaaaaatatttctgaGGCTTGGAATTTAGATGAAATGAGgcaatttgaaaaatatatgtcCGAACACATTTTGGgtattttccattttttcaGTTCTAGCATGTCTAACAATATGGAAATAAATacttattttgaaaaaataagaattaTAAATGGTGTTACTTTTATGATCAATAATGCCTCAGAACAAGCCTTGATCTCATCCTTGGCTATTATCAGTTTATGCCTACAAGTTGCCATGGAAATTCCGGAAGTTAGATATTACTCCATGAAGGCTTGGTATTGTTTAGTAAAATTGCTATCTGATGAGCAATTATTTACCATAATTGATTTAGTGGTTTATTTCATATGTCAGAGATGGAACAGTTTTGACACGAAAACCAAAACAGTTTGTCAAGAAATATTCAACATCTTACTCacgaataaaaaaaattacataattgaaaagaaaccTTCCATAATATACAGCctaatgaaaaatgaagaaataaatttgataGATAGACATAAACAtttctttcaaaataatagaaaGTTTTTTGCAAGATTAgacaatattaatatatttttaacaaatttggAGAGCGAAAATGTCTATATTGTTCTGCAAACTTTGGACGATATCAAGCTAATATTATCtttgatgaaaaaagatatatcgGAATTTAATATTGCCAGTGTTTCCAAATTATTGGGATTGTTATTGAATGTTTCTTATAAATTCAAACACATTTCGTTCAATATATCGACAAAGGCCACCGAGTGTATTAGTCTTATTGGGTCCGTCGATCCTActgtttataaaattacaaGAAAGAATAAAGATATTGCTTTTGTTTATGATTTAAGCGACTATGGTCAACAAATCTCCTTTATTATGAAAACtatgaataaaattttagtaCCGGCATTTTGGCAAACCACCAATCGTTCTGAGCAATCCTTCATAGCATATGTCATGCAAGAATATATcaaattttgtaatttgGATTTAAAAAGTTGTGATTTTAGCCAGTCGTCTGAAAAGAAACATTTATGGGATATTTCGTTCAACGATCTAGCTAAAGCTACTCTAGAACCATTAAGATCATCCAAATATTCAATTGGATCAAACAGTGGCGATTACAGTCCATTGATTTAtccattttataataaaactatgAAGTTTCAATTTTGGGTCAGAGGTTTTAGTACTGACTTGCTTAAAAGATTAATGTGCATTAGGGAAGAATCCTCAACCAGTGCGACACCTGTTTTCTCAATATACTCTTCTCTTCTTAAAGAAGCCAATGAACAACTTTGCGAATATATTCTACCTTATGCCGTTGGTTATATTTCTCTAAAACGCAGCCCAGAATATAAAATcttattggaaaatataaaaaccGAATTTTTAAGTATATTTAGGATTGAAGTTGCCAATTTGAATCACCACCAACTGGAAACGCTAAAACAATGCTATGaagtaatttttaaaattttagaatATTGTAAACAGATTTTAGCTCAATACAATCAAAAGAATACAGAATTTAGCAGATTGACAAAGGAGGAACTTAATCAGATTGAAGAATTAGTTGTATGCATTCCATTACATTTAATGGCACAAAGGTCTCTAGAAATGAACTCTTTTGAAAGATCTGTTCTATATTTGGAACAATCATATCGTTCGGGCGAATTTGTTTCAGATAATGATAGATTACGAGAACATCTTCAAACAGCATATGCAAATATCCAAGATCTGGATGCCATTGATGGTGtgctaaaaaaatttacaacaATTGAGCTTTCCGGCAAATTGGATGAATTACTTTACAGCGATAACTGGGAAATGGCACAGCAATGTTTAGAAGAGTTGAGCGTGACAAATGTGCAGGATTATTCCATCAATCATAAGTATTTAGAATCTTTACACAAACATCAATTATACGACAAATCTTTGGTTAAACTAGACACTTTAATTACTTCTCCTTGTATCAATGAACATGCGCTAattcaatatttaaattttggCTTAGAAGCGTCTGTTATGTATGGAAAATATGAGAAAATTGGGAAATACGTTGGACTAATTGAAAGACGCTTTGAAGATCAACTTAAAAAGAACCTTTATCCTCACATATTGTACAATTATAACATTGCGAAATTGTACACTTTCGTGTATAGGCAGGAATGGGACCAAACACTTGCATGTTTGGACAACTGTAACAAATTAATTGCTAGACACTTTATTACCTCTCCTAACGCAACCACAATCTTAAAAATTAGACAGATCTTTACAAATTTGCATTCTATCCATGATTTAAAGGTTTTGATTGATTCCAGGAAATTTGATACAGTAGGTCCGGAACAAGAAGAACTAACATTGGaagaaaatttagaaaaaagacTAGTGGCTATTGGTGACGATTTTGGTTCGAAGTATAAGTTGTtatctttgaaaaaaacttttctaaACTTATCGTCAAACGATAAGATTTCAAACAAATTATTCCTAACTTATTTTGAAATGGCACAAATATCGAGACAAAATGGTAGACAGGACTTAGCAAGTAAACTATTAATGGATGCATGGTCAgaacataataaaaaccaaTTTCAGTTAGAATTGGAGTATTCGAACCTATTATGGGAAAGAAACGAAAAGGATAAAGCGTTAAAAATGATTTCTGAAATATATAACCAAATGAAAACGGATAAAGACAATTCCATTGATCAAGAAGAATCAAAAGTCTTGCTAAAATATACACAATGGTTGGATTTATCAAATAGTTCGACATCTTCTCAGATTATTAAGCAATATAAACACACTATATCTCTAAATCCTCACTGGGAAGAACCCTATTTTGCTTTAGGTCTTTTTTACAGTAgatttttagaaaaaaagaatgcCGAAGGTAGTTACGAAGAAGATGGTAGCTTAGAAAAGGAAtctataaaatattttttattatcatttgaaaaaaacacTACACATGTAAGAGAAAGCTTGCCAAAAGTTATTACCTATTGGCTAAACACATCAGAAAAACTTGtggaaaatagaaaaaatttggttttaaaaacaaacatcGATGAAATGTGTGTACATATTGACAATGCTATTAAGTCATGCCCAAGTTATATTTGGTATTCTGTACTAATCCAATTGATATCAAGAGTGCTACATCCACATCAAAAATCCTCAATCAGAATTGGtaacattttatatttacttTGCAATGATTATCCCGAACACATATTATGGTACATTGCATCTTTACAAAACTCAAATGAACCAAAAAAGGTGAAATCTGGTCAAAAAATCCTGGAAAAATTTGTAAAAGATAATTCTTACAGAAATGGAAGACAATTAGTAAGTAGTGCTTTAAAAATGGTTGAGACTTTATCACAGATATGCAAATATGAGAAAGGGTCTGGAAAATcgggtaataataatgggtTTTTGGACAGAGACTTAAAGATAGATTTAAATGTACATTCAAATTTAGTTGTGCCTGTCACCAGAAATTTTGACTCTGTATTACCATTGACAAACTTATCTAGCGacaaatttgaaatttttcCTAACAAAATAACTATAAACAGCTTTGGCTCagaatttgttatttatcaTTCTTTGAGAAGACCTAAAAAGATACAGCTCTATGGTTCTGATGGGAATCTTTATGAGATTCTGTGTAAAATGGAAGACGTGAGTCAGGATAACCAATATATGCAATTTGCCACTAACatggtttatttattgaagaAGGACTTGGATTcgaaaaagagaaatttAGGAATTTTAACGTATGCAATTTTATCTCTTAACGAGGATTTCGGTATTATTGAGTTAGTTCAGCATGTTTCCACGGTTAGAAGTATATTGATTAGCAAATATAGTAGTATGAATAAGTTAAGCTTGATCAACAGTGTGGGTAAATATTGGAAAGCCATTCCTCTAAATGATACAGCACAAAGACTTTCAATTTTCCACAATGCGCTAGAGTGTTTTACCCCCGTTTTACACGAATGGTTCTTAGATAACTTCCCGGATCCTATCAATTGGTATAATTCTAagcaaaatttttcaaGGTCATATGCCGTTATGTGCATGGTTGGCCATATCTTAGGGCTAGGCGACAGACATTGTGATAACATTTTGATTAATGTTAAAACTGGGCAAGTTTTACATGTAGATTTTGacattttatttgataagGGTAAAGACTTGAAAATACCAGAGATTGTCCCCTTTAGATTAACACATAATTTTGTCGACGCTTTGGGTATTACAGGCATTGAAGGTACATTCCGGAAGGCCTGCGAAGTAACGTTGACTTTAATTAGGGGTAACGAACTGACATTGATTAATGTTATTGAAACTATTATGTATGGTAGAATGGTTCGGAAAACTACTGACGGTAGAATAATAGGTCCTGGAAGAAATAATTGGACCATAAACCAAACTATGGAAGttataagaaataaaatgagAGGTATTGATCCTCATGACGGGGTCTCAATTAGTGTAACTGCTCAAACAGATGCTTTAATTAAGGAAGCCATATCAGATGAAAATCTTTGCAAGATGTTCATTGGCTGGCTACCTTTTTGGTAG